In one Streptomyces sp. NBC_01288 genomic region, the following are encoded:
- a CDS encoding glycosyl hydrolase 115 family protein: MGERVSRRAVLGAGVAAVPVLSGVGPSKASGPADAGAYISFSRTTGAFPLVGAPVVVDPDDHPGVVRVVGDLRDDVERVTGVRPGSALAGAGSRAREVVLVGTIGRSALIDGLVAAGKLDVSGVRGRWETSLQTVVERPMPGVERAFVVAGSDPRGTIFGAYDVSYGIGVSPWHWWDDVPPTRRDEVWVRPGRYSQGTPVVKYRGFFINDENPALGTWAPAYFGPGKAAGYPGGFTADFYGKVFEVLLRLKGNYLWPAVWGRAFAEDDPENHRRAAEYGIVMGTSHEAPMMRGIEEWNRHAVAAVRDSSGAIVTPGHDPYGGTGEWSYRLNSPAIRAYWRAGVQRMVDQGFEGVVTLGMRGNGDTSLPDGDGIELMQEIIAAQRQIIEEVTGRPAAETPQVWTLYKEVQRYWDRGLRAPDDVTVVLTDDNWGNIRKHPDVGDGGGAGDGERAGGYGLYYHFDYVGAGRNYKWVDTANLRNVWEQLHAAYAYGNRGLWVANVGDLKGNELPTEFFLDYAWNPEGWDADTLPAWELRYARQNFGEGQAEEIASVLAAYGQLQARRKPELLNRRITLVDGQVVYDDQQTPFAFGHRELERVTEEWRELGRRAERIGRRLPAGVRDAWFELVGYEVQATANLYGLRSAEFTNLLYAAQGRAATNDLADAAEAGLERDFALADRFNSAVAGGKWAGFQTQPHIDYGDVERYGPNAGWQQPEKDNVALPDVLFPAVRRIEVPGAAGLGVSVDGASESGADEGAWWPGGAAGVAAVLPAFSPYQTRPQQFVEVFNRGRTAFDYRIETSVPWVVVDRPRGRVERQVRVEVGVNWARVPGSSGARGSLTVHGAGESVTVECVAEVPSGRGLRGFVEAGGYVAIDGEHYDRAVGGWRRIDGIGRTGRTGRTGRTGWTAAGMTPWPVTLPRQTPGGAGSPRLEYEVSLLAAGEVTVWAYLSPRNPALPTGGLRYGVSLDGGPIETVDINIGADDGLLNAVWARHTSDNVNATATKHSVTKAGVHRLKFWMVDPTVVLQRLVIDTGGLPALYLGPLESRRV; this comes from the coding sequence ATGGGCGAGCGCGTGAGCCGAAGGGCCGTTCTGGGTGCGGGAGTTGCCGCGGTGCCGGTGCTGTCGGGGGTGGGGCCGTCCAAGGCGTCGGGGCCTGCGGACGCGGGTGCGTACATCTCCTTCTCGCGTACGACGGGTGCGTTCCCCCTCGTCGGCGCCCCGGTCGTGGTGGACCCTGACGATCACCCCGGAGTCGTACGGGTTGTAGGGGACCTGAGGGACGACGTCGAGCGCGTCACCGGCGTCCGCCCCGGGAGCGCGCTCGCGGGGGCGGGTTCGCGGGCGCGTGAGGTGGTGCTGGTCGGGACGATCGGGCGCAGCGCGCTGATCGACGGCTTGGTGGCCGCCGGGAAGCTGGACGTGTCCGGGGTGCGGGGCCGGTGGGAGACCTCGCTACAGACGGTGGTCGAGCGGCCGATGCCGGGTGTGGAGCGGGCGTTCGTCGTCGCGGGGAGCGACCCGCGCGGCACGATCTTCGGTGCGTACGACGTGTCGTACGGCATCGGGGTCTCGCCCTGGCACTGGTGGGACGACGTGCCGCCGACGCGGCGTGACGAGGTGTGGGTGCGGCCGGGGCGGTACTCGCAGGGGACGCCGGTGGTGAAGTACCGGGGGTTCTTCATCAACGACGAGAATCCGGCGCTCGGGACGTGGGCACCGGCGTACTTCGGGCCGGGCAAGGCGGCGGGGTATCCGGGCGGCTTCACCGCGGACTTCTACGGCAAGGTCTTCGAGGTGCTGCTGCGGCTGAAGGGGAACTACCTCTGGCCGGCGGTGTGGGGCCGGGCGTTCGCGGAGGACGACCCGGAGAACCATCGGCGGGCCGCGGAGTACGGAATTGTCATGGGCACGTCGCACGAGGCGCCGATGATGCGCGGGATCGAGGAGTGGAACCGGCACGCGGTCGCCGCCGTACGGGACTCCTCCGGCGCGATCGTGACGCCGGGGCACGATCCGTACGGCGGGACGGGCGAGTGGTCGTACCGGCTCAACTCCCCGGCGATACGCGCCTATTGGCGGGCCGGGGTGCAGCGGATGGTCGACCAGGGCTTCGAGGGTGTCGTCACGCTGGGCATGCGCGGGAACGGCGACACGAGCCTGCCCGACGGCGACGGCATCGAGCTGATGCAGGAGATTATCGCGGCGCAGCGGCAGATCATCGAGGAGGTGACGGGGCGGCCGGCGGCGGAGACTCCGCAGGTGTGGACGTTGTACAAGGAGGTGCAGCGGTACTGGGACCGGGGGTTGAGGGCGCCGGACGACGTGACGGTGGTCCTCACGGACGACAACTGGGGGAACATCCGTAAGCATCCGGACGTAGGGGACGGAGGCGGAGCGGGGGACGGCGAGCGCGCCGGCGGCTACGGCCTGTACTACCACTTCGACTACGTGGGCGCCGGGCGGAACTACAAGTGGGTGGACACGGCGAACCTGCGGAACGTGTGGGAGCAACTGCACGCGGCGTACGCGTACGGGAACCGCGGGTTGTGGGTCGCGAATGTGGGCGACCTGAAGGGGAACGAGCTGCCGACCGAGTTCTTTCTCGACTACGCCTGGAATCCGGAGGGTTGGGATGCCGACACGCTTCCTGCCTGGGAACTCCGTTACGCACGGCAGAACTTCGGCGAGGGGCAGGCGGAGGAGATCGCTTCGGTACTGGCGGCGTACGGGCAGTTGCAGGCCCGCCGCAAGCCGGAGTTGCTGAACCGGCGGATCACTCTCGTCGACGGGCAGGTGGTCTACGACGATCAGCAGACCCCATTCGCCTTCGGGCACCGGGAGTTGGAGCGGGTCACGGAGGAGTGGCGGGAGCTGGGGCGACGGGCCGAGCGGATCGGGCGGCGGTTGCCGGCCGGGGTGCGGGACGCGTGGTTCGAACTCGTCGGGTACGAGGTGCAGGCCACCGCCAACCTGTACGGGCTGCGGTCGGCCGAGTTCACGAACCTGCTCTACGCGGCGCAGGGCCGGGCCGCGACGAACGACCTCGCGGATGCGGCGGAGGCGGGGCTGGAGCGGGACTTCGCGCTGGCCGACCGTTTCAACTCGGCGGTGGCGGGCGGGAAGTGGGCCGGTTTCCAGACGCAGCCGCACATCGACTACGGAGATGTGGAGCGGTACGGGCCCAACGCCGGTTGGCAGCAGCCGGAGAAGGACAACGTGGCGTTGCCGGATGTGCTGTTCCCGGCGGTGCGGCGGATCGAGGTGCCGGGGGCGGCGGGGCTCGGGGTGTCGGTGGACGGTGCTTCGGAGTCGGGGGCGGATGAGGGGGCGTGGTGGCCGGGGGGTGCGGCGGGGGTGGCGGCCGTACTCCCTGCGTTCAGTCCGTATCAGACGCGCCCGCAGCAGTTCGTCGAGGTGTTCAACCGGGGGCGCACGGCCTTCGATTACCGGATCGAGACGTCCGTGCCGTGGGTGGTGGTGGATCGGCCACGGGGGCGGGTCGAGCGGCAGGTGCGGGTGGAGGTGGGGGTGAACTGGGCGCGGGTGCCCGGGAGTTCCGGGGCGCGGGGGTCGTTGACGGTGCACGGGGCGGGGGAGTCGGTCACCGTTGAGTGCGTGGCTGAGGTGCCGTCGGGGCGGGGGCTGCGGGGGTTCGTGGAGGCGGGCGGTTACGTGGCGATCGACGGGGAGCACTATGACCGGGCGGTCGGCGGGTGGCGTCGTATTGACGGCATCGGTCGTACGGGTCGTACGGGTCGTACGGGTCGTACGGGGTGGACCGCGGCCGGGATGACGCCGTGGCCGGTGACGCTGCCTCGGCAGACGCCGGGTGGGGCGGGTTCGCCGAGGCTGGAGTACGAGGTGAGCCTGCTGGCGGCTGGGGAGGTGACGGTGTGGGCGTACCTGTCCCCTCGTAACCCTGCGTTGCCGACCGGCGGTCTGCGCTACGGCGTCTCCCTCGACGGCGGGCCGATCGAGACCGTCGACATCAACATCGGCGCAGATGACGGGCTGTTGAACGCGGTGTGGGCCCGCCACACCTCCGACAACGTCAACGCGACGGCCACGAAACACTCCGTGACGAAGGCCGGGGTCCACCGGTTGAAG
- the tuf gene encoding elongation factor Tu, translating into MAKAKFERTKPHVNIGTIGHIDHGKTTLTAAITKVLHDAYPDLNEASAFDQIDKAPEERQRGITISIAHVEYQTETRHYAHVDCPGHADYIKNMITGAAQMDGAILVVAATDGPMPQTKEHVLLARQVGVPYIVVALNKADMVDDEEILELVELEVRELLSEYEFPGDDLPVVKVSALKALEGDKEWGQTVLDLMAAVDESIPTPERDVDKPFLMPVEDVFTITGRGTVVTGRIERGVLKVNETVDLIGIKQEKTTTTVTGIEMFRKLLDEGRAGENVGLLLRGIKREDVERGQVIIKPGSVTPHTEFEAQAYILSKDEGGRHTPFFNNYRPQFYFRTTDVTGVVTLPEGTEMVMPGDNTEMTVSLIQPVAMEEGLKFAIREGGRTVGAGQVTKINK; encoded by the coding sequence GTGGCGAAGGCAAAGTTCGAGCGGACTAAGCCGCACGTCAACATCGGCACCATCGGTCACATCGACCACGGTAAGACGACCCTCACGGCCGCCATTACCAAGGTGCTGCACGACGCGTACCCGGACCTGAACGAGGCCTCGGCCTTCGACCAGATCGACAAGGCTCCTGAGGAGCGCCAGCGCGGTATCACGATCTCGATCGCGCACGTCGAGTACCAGACCGAGACGCGTCACTACGCCCACGTCGACTGCCCCGGTCACGCGGACTACATCAAGAACATGATCACGGGTGCCGCGCAGATGGACGGCGCGATCCTCGTGGTCGCGGCCACCGACGGCCCGATGCCGCAGACCAAGGAGCACGTGCTCCTGGCCCGCCAGGTCGGCGTTCCGTACATCGTCGTCGCCCTGAACAAGGCCGACATGGTGGACGACGAGGAGATCCTGGAGCTCGTCGAGCTCGAGGTCCGTGAGCTCCTCTCCGAGTACGAGTTCCCGGGCGACGACCTGCCGGTCGTCAAGGTCTCGGCGCTCAAGGCGCTTGAGGGCGACAAGGAGTGGGGTCAGACGGTCCTCGACCTGATGGCCGCCGTCGACGAGTCGATCCCGACCCCCGAGCGTGACGTCGACAAGCCGTTCCTCATGCCCGTCGAGGACGTCTTCACGATCACCGGTCGCGGCACGGTCGTCACCGGCCGTATCGAGCGTGGTGTCCTGAAGGTCAACGAGACCGTTGACCTCATCGGCATCAAGCAGGAGAAGACCACCACCACGGTCACCGGCATCGAGATGTTCCGCAAGCTGCTCGACGAGGGTCGCGCGGGCGAGAACGTCGGCCTGCTCCTCCGTGGCATCAAGCGCGAGGACGTCGAGCGCGGCCAGGTCATCATCAAGCCCGGCTCGGTCACCCCGCACACGGAGTTCGAGGCCCAGGCGTACATCCTGTCCAAGGACGAGGGTGGCCGTCACACGCCGTTCTTCAACAACTACCGTCCCCAGTTCTACTTCCGCACCACGGACGTGACCGGCGTCGTGACCCTCCCCGAGGGCACCGAGATGGTCATGCCGGGCGACAACACTGAGATGACGGTTTCGCTCATCCAGCCCGTCGCCATGGAAGAGGGCCTGAAGTTCGCCATCCGCGAGGGTGGCCGCACGGTGGGCGCCGGCCAGGTCACCAAGATCAACAAGTAG
- the fusA gene encoding elongation factor G has protein sequence MATTSLDLARVRNIGIMAHIDAGKTTTTERILFYTGVSYKIGEVHDGAATMDWMEQEQERGITITSAATTCHWPLEDDDYTINIIDTPGHVDFTVEVERSLRVLDGAVTVFDGVAGVEPQSETVWRQADRYGVPRICFVNKLDRTGAEFHRCVDMIKDRLGAVPLIMQLPIGAEMDFKGVVDLVRMKALVWSAEAAKGEMYDVVDIPATHAEAAEEYRGKLVEAVAENDDDIMELFLEGIEPTEEQLYAAIRRVTIASGKSNGITVTPVFCGTAFKNKGVQPLLDAVVRYLPTPLDVEAIEGHDVKDPEVVVKRKPSVDEPLSALAFKIMSDPHLGKLTFVRVYSGRLETGTAVLNSVKGKKERIGKIYRMHANKREEIDAVGAGDIVAVMGLKQTTTGETLCDDKNPVILESMDFPAPVIQVAIEPKSKGDQEKLGIAIQRLAEEDPSFHVHSDEETGQTILGGMGELHLEVLVDRMKREFKVEANVGKPQVAYRETIRKAVERVDYTHKKQTGGTGQFAKVQIAIEPITESDGPAYEFVNKVTGGRIPREYIPSVDAGAQEAMQFGILAGYEMTGVRITLLDGAYHEVDSSELAFKIAGSQAFKEAARKASPVLLEPMMAVEVTTPEDYMGEVIGDINSRRGQIQAMEERAGARVVKGLVPLSEMFGYVGDLRSKTSGRASYSMQFDSYAEVPRNVAEEIIAKAKGE, from the coding sequence CATCACGATCACCTCTGCTGCCACCACCTGTCACTGGCCGCTTGAGGACGACGACTACACCATCAACATCATCGACACCCCGGGGCACGTCGACTTCACCGTCGAGGTGGAGCGCTCGCTGCGCGTCCTCGACGGTGCCGTCACGGTGTTCGACGGTGTCGCCGGTGTCGAGCCGCAGTCCGAGACGGTGTGGCGTCAGGCCGACCGTTACGGCGTGCCGCGCATCTGCTTCGTCAACAAGCTCGACCGGACCGGCGCGGAGTTCCACCGCTGCGTCGACATGATCAAGGACCGCCTCGGTGCGGTGCCGCTGATCATGCAGCTTCCGATCGGTGCCGAGATGGACTTCAAGGGCGTTGTGGACCTGGTCCGCATGAAGGCGCTCGTGTGGTCCGCCGAGGCCGCCAAGGGCGAGATGTACGACGTCGTCGACATCCCGGCCACGCACGCCGAGGCCGCCGAGGAGTACCGCGGCAAGCTGGTCGAGGCCGTCGCGGAGAACGACGACGACATCATGGAGCTGTTCCTGGAGGGCATCGAGCCCACCGAGGAGCAGCTGTACGCCGCGATCCGTCGCGTCACCATCGCGTCCGGCAAGTCCAACGGCATCACGGTCACCCCGGTGTTCTGTGGCACCGCGTTCAAGAACAAGGGTGTCCAGCCCCTGCTCGACGCGGTCGTGCGCTACCTGCCGACCCCCCTGGACGTCGAGGCCATCGAAGGCCACGACGTCAAGGACCCCGAGGTCGTCGTCAAGCGCAAGCCGTCCGTGGACGAGCCGCTGTCCGCGCTCGCGTTCAAGATCATGAGCGACCCGCACCTGGGCAAGCTCACCTTCGTCCGGGTCTACTCGGGCCGCCTGGAGACTGGCACCGCGGTGCTGAACTCCGTCAAGGGCAAGAAGGAGCGCATCGGCAAGATCTACCGCATGCACGCGAACAAGCGTGAGGAGATCGACGCGGTGGGCGCCGGCGACATCGTCGCCGTCATGGGCCTGAAGCAGACCACCACCGGTGAGACGCTGTGCGACGACAAGAACCCGGTGATCCTGGAGTCCATGGACTTCCCGGCGCCGGTCATCCAGGTCGCCATCGAGCCCAAGTCCAAGGGTGACCAGGAGAAGCTGGGTATTGCCATCCAGCGTCTCGCGGAGGAGGACCCCTCCTTCCACGTTCACTCGGACGAGGAGACGGGCCAGACCATTCTCGGCGGTATGGGCGAGCTGCACCTTGAGGTGCTGGTCGACCGTATGAAGCGCGAGTTCAAGGTCGAGGCCAACGTCGGCAAGCCGCAGGTCGCGTACCGTGAGACGATCCGTAAGGCCGTCGAGCGCGTGGACTACACCCACAAGAAGCAGACCGGTGGTACCGGTCAGTTCGCCAAGGTGCAGATCGCGATCGAGCCGATCACCGAGTCGGACGGCCCGGCGTACGAGTTCGTGAACAAGGTCACCGGTGGCCGTATCCCGCGGGAGTACATCCCGTCGGTGGACGCCGGTGCGCAGGAGGCCATGCAGTTCGGCATCCTCGCCGGGTACGAGATGACGGGTGTCCGCATCACGCTTCTCGACGGTGCCTACCACGAGGTCGACTCCTCCGAGCTCGCCTTCAAGATCGCCGGATCGCAGGCCTTCAAGGAGGCCGCGCGCAAGGCGTCCCCCGTGCTCCTTGAGCCGATGATGGCCGTCGAGGTCACCACGCCCGAGGACTACATGGGTGAGGTCATCGGCGACATCAACTCCCGCCGTGGTCAGATCCAGGCCATGGAGGAGCGTGCCGGTGCACGTGTCGTGAAGGGCCTCGTGCCCCTCTCGGAGATGTTCGGCTACGTCGGCGACCTCCGCAGCAAGACCTCGGGTCGCGCAAGCTACTCGATGCAGTTCGACTCCTACGCCGAGGTTCCCCGGAACGTCGCCGAGGAGATCATCGCGAAGGCCAAGGGCGAGTAA